A genome region from Sphingobium sp. WTD-1 includes the following:
- a CDS encoding transporter yields MPVPGIGPGLIWGLDFAPDAIRPVDHCDGGATGGFRWLHLNLADHGTRQWIEGAAMLPEAVRELILSPDTHQRALVDGDTVGCVLHDFERDFDVADTARLGALRMALTPTLMLTTRLHPLRCADIARHRLERTKGVIGGAQALDLLVGAIAENVADISRTLSADIQRAEDAFLEGHHPPQPRDLVGIRRRLAQLHRLLSGARGVFQRLERDEELPDALLPTVEKLTQRLQALDADILEGQAQLRLLRDELDIQAAQRTNQNLYILSIITALMLPATLVTGLFGMNTGGMPFASASHGTLTATLVAAGAAGVSYFLLRWMGFMRR; encoded by the coding sequence TTGCCGGTTCCGGGCATCGGGCCGGGACTAATCTGGGGGCTGGACTTCGCGCCTGACGCGATCAGGCCGGTCGATCATTGCGATGGCGGGGCGACGGGCGGCTTTCGCTGGCTGCACCTGAACCTGGCCGATCATGGCACGCGGCAATGGATCGAGGGTGCGGCGATGCTGCCCGAGGCGGTGCGCGAACTGATCCTGTCGCCCGATACGCATCAGCGGGCGCTGGTCGATGGCGACACGGTCGGCTGCGTCCTGCATGATTTCGAGCGGGATTTCGATGTGGCCGATACCGCGCGGCTTGGGGCGCTGCGCATGGCGTTGACGCCGACATTGATGCTGACCACCCGCCTGCATCCGCTGCGCTGCGCCGACATCGCGCGCCATCGGCTGGAGCGGACGAAGGGGGTGATCGGCGGGGCGCAGGCGCTGGACCTGCTGGTCGGCGCCATTGCCGAGAATGTCGCCGATATCAGCCGCACCCTGTCGGCCGACATCCAGCGCGCCGAGGATGCCTTTCTGGAGGGGCATCATCCGCCCCAGCCGCGCGACCTGGTCGGCATTCGCCGCCGGCTCGCGCAACTGCATCGGTTGCTTTCCGGGGCGCGCGGCGTGTTCCAGCGGCTGGAGCGGGACGAGGAACTGCCGGACGCTCTGCTGCCCACGGTCGAGAAACTGACCCAGCGGCTGCAGGCGCTGGACGCCGACATATTGGAAGGGCAAGCGCAATTGCGGCTGCTGCGCGATGAACTGGACATACAGGCGGCGCAGCGGACCAACCAGAATCTCTACATCCTGTCGATCATCACTGCGCTGATGCTGCCGGCGACCCTGGTCACCGGACTGTTCGGCATGAACACCGGGGGCATGCCCTTTGCCAGTGCGTCGCACGGCACGCTGACGGCGACGCTGGTTGCTGCCGGGGCGGCGGGTGTCAGCTATTTCCTGTTGCGCTGGATGGGGTTCATGCGGCGTTGA